A genomic region of Kribbella sp. NBC_00382 contains the following coding sequences:
- a CDS encoding RNA polymerase sigma factor SigF, whose translation MTEDRTLDSEPQEPDLRTRTATFFAAMGGSTPGEPAHTLARDGLVSLHMPLVEHLARRFRNRGEPYDDLVQVATIGLIKAIDRFDSERGVEFSTYATPTILGEIKRYFRDKGWAIRVPRRLQELRLSLTAATAELTQEQGRAPTVGELSERLGLPADLIIEGLESANAYNTLSLDAPDQNEADATTVLDGLGGEDEALESVEYRESLKPLLAQLDTREKRILTLRFFRGMTQSQIADEIGISQMHVSRLLARTLTELRAGLLKE comes from the coding sequence GTGACAGAGGACAGAACCCTGGACAGCGAGCCCCAGGAACCCGACCTACGCACCCGGACCGCCACCTTCTTCGCCGCAATGGGCGGTTCGACCCCTGGGGAACCGGCGCACACGCTCGCCCGCGACGGCCTGGTCTCCTTGCACATGCCGCTGGTGGAGCACCTCGCCCGGCGCTTCCGCAATCGCGGCGAACCGTACGACGACCTGGTCCAGGTGGCCACGATCGGCCTGATCAAGGCGATCGACCGGTTCGACTCCGAGCGCGGGGTGGAGTTCTCGACCTACGCGACGCCGACGATCCTCGGTGAGATCAAGCGGTACTTCCGGGACAAGGGCTGGGCCATCCGGGTGCCGCGCCGGCTCCAGGAGCTCCGGCTCTCGCTGACCGCGGCGACCGCTGAGCTGACCCAGGAGCAGGGCCGCGCACCGACGGTCGGGGAGCTGTCCGAGCGGCTAGGGCTGCCGGCCGACCTGATCATCGAGGGCCTGGAGTCCGCGAACGCCTACAACACGCTCTCGCTGGACGCCCCGGACCAGAACGAGGCGGACGCCACGACCGTCCTGGACGGCCTGGGAGGCGAGGACGAGGCGCTGGAGAGCGTCGAGTACCGCGAGTCCCTCAAACCGCTGCTGGCCCAGCTGGACACCCGGGAGAAGCGGATCCTGACGCTGCGGTTCTTCCGCGGGATGACCCAGTCCCAGATCGCCGACGAGATCGGCATCTCCCAGATGCACGTCTCCCGGCTGCTCGCCCGTACCCTCACCGAGCTCCGGGCGGGACTGCTCAAGGAATAG
- a CDS encoding WhiB family transcriptional regulator, producing the protein MDWRHRAICLDEDPELFFPIGNTGPAIMQIEEAKQVCRRCDVREQCLAWALEAGQDHGVWGGLSEDERRALKRRNARARIRTA; encoded by the coding sequence ATGGATTGGCGCCACCGGGCCATTTGCCTCGATGAGGACCCGGAACTATTTTTCCCCATCGGCAACACCGGGCCCGCGATCATGCAGATCGAGGAGGCCAAGCAGGTGTGCCGTCGCTGCGACGTGCGTGAACAGTGCCTCGCCTGGGCGCTGGAAGCCGGCCAGGACCACGGTGTCTGGGGCGGTCTGAGTGAGGACGAGCGACGCGCTCTGAAGCGCCGCAACGCCCGCGCTCGCATCCGCACCGCCTGA
- a CDS encoding anti-sigma regulatory factor codes for MSSTGRPAEVRLSIPADSAYIAVPRSVVGNLAARNDFTVDAIDDLRIAVDEACALLLPQASDGVLDLVFEIAPPQLTVSTTATVPNGWKPDTTSFGWTVLTALVEYAAAETVDGRLTITVSASATASEKA; via the coding sequence GTGAGCAGCACCGGACGACCCGCCGAGGTCCGCCTCAGCATCCCCGCGGACAGCGCCTACATCGCGGTTCCGCGGTCGGTGGTCGGCAACCTGGCGGCCCGCAACGACTTCACCGTGGACGCGATCGACGATCTGCGGATCGCGGTGGACGAGGCGTGCGCGCTGCTGCTCCCGCAGGCCTCGGACGGTGTGCTGGACCTGGTCTTCGAGATCGCCCCGCCGCAGTTGACGGTGAGCACGACGGCCACCGTGCCGAACGGCTGGAAGCCGGACACCACGTCGTTCGGCTGGACCGTACTGACCGCGCTGGTGGAGTACGCCGCCGCCGAGACCGTCGACGGGCGGCTGACCATCACGGTGTCGGCGTCGGCGACCGCGTCGGAGAAGGCGTGA